A window of the Sabethes cyaneus chromosome 1, idSabCyanKW18_F2, whole genome shotgun sequence genome harbors these coding sequences:
- the LOC128745392 gene encoding vacuolar-sorting protein SNF8, with the protein MRRRAGVGAIQRQKLEAEKYRDKGTELHDSQFEQMVKQMDALKEHLEEFAAKHKSEIRKNAQFRRQFQEMCAAIGVDPLASGKGFWSVLGMGDFYYELGVQVVEVCLASNYSTGGLMELSELRNRLVAARGRKQIHQEITNEDILMAAKKLRIFGNGFSVYPVGKDRHMVQSIPGELSLQETAVLSVAANQGQGFVTITELVTALGWTETRARQAVDKILSDGLAWIDNQGDEESYWFPSLFPGRQGSKFSM; encoded by the exons ATGCGTCGTCGCGCGGGTGTCGGTGCGATACAGCGGCAAAAGCTGGAAGCGGAAAAGTACCGCGACAAGGGCACCGAACTGCACGATTCACAGTTCGAGCAGATGGTCAAACAGATGGATGCCCTGAAGGAACATCTGGAGGAATTCGCCGCCAAACACAAGTCCGAAATTCGAAAGAATGCCCAGTTTCGGCGGCAGTTTCAGGAAATGTGTGCCGCAATCGGGGTCGATCCGCTAGCGTCCGGGAAGGGATTCTGGAGCGTGCTGGGGATGGGTGATTTTTACTACGAGCTTGGAGTGCAGGTGGTGGAGGTGTGCTTGGCATCGAATTACAGCACAG GTGGTTTAATGGAATTGAGCGAGCTACGCAACCGCCTTGTGGCGGCTAGGGGTCGCAAGCAAATTCATCAGGAGATTACTAACGAAGATATACTGATGGCCGCTAAAAAGCTAAGAATCTTTGGTAACGGTTTTTCGGTGTATCCTGTGGGAAAGGATCGCCACATGGTGCAATCCATTCCGGGAGAATTAAGCCTGCAGGAAACGGCGGTCTTGAGCGTAGCCGCTAATCAGGGACAAGGGTTCGTTACGATAACAGAGTTGGTCACCGCTTTGGG GTGGACTGAGACACGGGCTCGGCAGGCGGTCGATAAGATCCTATCCGATGGACTGGCGTGGATTGACAATCAAGGTGATGAAGAATCATACTGGTTTCCCAGTCTCTTTCCTGGTCGGCAAGGAAGTAAATTCTCAATGTGA